In the genome of Marinomonas algicola, the window TGGTTAATAAATGCTGATAACCATCGCTGTTTTTATTACTTCGAGAAGGGTTACTGACTAGAATTTGAGGCGTGGAGTATAATTGCTGTTGTTTTATTTTATCGACATTTTTTACCCCCAAGGTACGCAATTCCTCTAATAATACAGGGCTAATAACGGTCAGCATCTTTACTGTCATCAGTTGCGTAAAAGCGTGCCGATCATCCAATCCGTATCGTGGACCAATAGCGATATCTGACTGATCTTTTAACAGGGTTTCTTGAACACCATGCATGTGTCCCGTCGTAATTTCGAGAGAAATGTTAGGATGGCATTGGGTAAAACGTTTGATTTTTTGCATACAATCAGTGGTGAGAGACATTTGGCTTAAGCAAATTCGCAAGGGCATATCGACACCGTGAGATAAGTTATGTCCTAAGGATTCTAATTGTTGAACTTGAGATAAAAGTTTTTTACTTTGTTGGAAAAACGAATGTCCAGCCGGGGTAAGTGTTGGTCGATAACTGTCTCGATCAAATAATAGAATATCGTATTTATCTTCTAATGCTTTGATGGATGCACTGATACTTGGTTGGGTTTTATGGAGGGCTGTGGCAGCAGAGCGAAAGCTACCTGTTTCGACAACCGCGATAAACGCTCTTACTTGGTCTAATTTCATAATATGATCATTTATATGGATCGTTTTAATAAAAAAACGAGATTATTTATTTTTCATTATTTGTTTTATTCTGCCTTAAATCAACTTATTTGATGGTCTACATACCAGTAAACGTCTGTTTTTCATTTTTTGGGCTAAACGCTAATGGATATAACCTTTCTTATTTTAACGCTAGCCGGACTCATTACCGGTTTCTCTAAATTTTCAGTTGGAGGAATGGGGCTATTAGTGGTTCCTATTTTAATGATTGCCGCTCCAGGGCCGGAAGCGTTGGGGATATTAGTCCCCTTGTATTTGATAACGGACATTATGGCGATTATCAGTTATCGCTCTAAAATTGCTTGGTCTGTAGTTTGGCATTTTATGCCATTGGGTGTGCTAGGGATGCTCTTAGGAAGCTACGTACTGGCTAACATCGATCCCAATGATTTTGTGTTGACTCTAGGTGTCATTATGATCGCAATGATTAGCCTAAGTCTGTATTTGGACTATCGTCCTGCTACCTTTATGCAAACCAAAAAAGCGGCTTACGGAATGGGTTTTTTTAGTGGCCTGATTAGTGTGATTTCAAACGCGGCAGGTCCTGTGTTTAGTTTGTTTTTGCTGGAACAAAAGTTGAGTAAAGAGTCTTACGTGAGCACCAGAGCATGGATACTCTTTAGTATTAATCTATTAAAGATCCCGCTGTTTATCCCTTTAGGGCTGCTTTCAGCCGAATCGGTTACTACTAGTTTGCAAGGTATTCCGGGGCTTATTATTGGGGCGTTTATTGGTTATCACTTTTTAAAGAAAGTGAACCCTAATCAGTTCAAATGGCTAATCAGAGTGATGGCCACACTTGCGGCTTGTAAGTTATTTTTCTTTTCATAAGCAAGTGTTGATTTTTTATGGCATTTCATAATTGGCAGAGCGTAATCAAAAAGACAGGTAAGTTGCGCTCTTTTTGATTATGCTCTTCGATTAAATACCGCTATGTTTTAAATTGATTCAAGTTTGCATGAAGATCAACTAAATTAGCCGCAATTTCTTGGTTTGATTGCTCTGCCATTGCTGTATTTTCACTGGTGATCGCCGCAATGTTATTAATGTTTTCAAGGTCTTTTTTTACTTCGTAAGCAACATTTACTTGCTCTTCAGTGGCCGTCTCTATTTGAGCATTGAAGTCAGAAATTTCATTAACGGCGGTGGCTGCATCTTCAAAAAATTGAGCGGTATGAGCACTTTTTTGTAGGCACTCTTCGGTGATAGTTAACCCTTTTGCCATACTGTTTACGGCATGGTGTGCTTCTTTCTGTAGTGTTTCTACTAATTTTTCGATGCTGATAGTCGAATCTTGAGTTCTTTGAGCCAGGGAGCGAACTTCATCGGCGACAACGGCAAATCCTCGACCCGTTTCACCTGCACGCGCGGCTTCAATGGCGGCATTCAAGGCCAATAAGTTTGTTTGTTCTGCTATGCTCTGAATGGTTTCCAATACCGTACCAATATTATTGGTTTCTTCCATTAAGCCATTTATATCGGTTGAGGTGGATTGCACATCCCTCGCGAGACGCTTAATTATTTCTTGAGTTTCTTCGGCAGATTGACGACCCTCCAATACCTTGTTTGTTACATGTCTTGCTACTGCAGCGGCCTCAGCTGAGCTTTTGGCCACTTCTTCCGTAGCTTGACTCATTTGTGTTACGGCACTGGCTACTCGCTCTGTTGCCACTTTTTGACGCTCAACACTGGATAACGTTTGTTGAATAACGTCTGTCGCTAATTTAGAAGATTTTCCTAGTGACGTAGACGATCCATTGACAGCGATGAGCGTTTTTTGAAGTTTTTCCAAGAATGAGTCTAAAGCATTTGATACCGTGCCTATTTCGTCCTTTGACTGGCTGTTTATTCTAAAAGTCAAATCACCATTGCCATTTACTAAGGCATTAATGCGTTCAATTAATGTGTTGATCGGTACGGTAATCGTTCGCCCAATGAAAAAAGGGATCAAAATGGCTAAAAGAACGGCCGTCGTCAGTCCTATTATGATAACCTGAACGGAGTGAATTTCATCCTCTTCTGCTTGCTTTGCTGATTCAATAGAAAACGTTTCAGCCGTATGGAGTAGCTTTATTAAGTGATTATCTAACGTCAAGTTTTGCTTCTCTAACGACTCTAAATTTGTAATTGCTTTTAAGATGCCAGCATTTTGAATAGTGTGTAAAAAGTGTTCCGTATCGTTTTCTATTTTAAAAAACTCGTCTTCTATTGCTTCAAAGTCATGAAGAAGAGCGGCCACTTTTTGTCTGGCCTTATCAGTATGAAGGTCTTTCTGAAACGAATGAATCTGCTTTTCTGTTGTGAGCATCTCGTCATGTAACGCATTAATTTTTTTATTGAGCTCGTCGATAAGTTTGCTTGAGGTTACCGATAACCCATTATCTTCAATGTGATCTAATAAGGCATGGGAAATGACGCGTTCAAGTGCGATAACGTGCTGTAACTGATGTTCTGTTATCAACGTAATGGATTGTGTTAGCGGAATATTGTTGTAAGCAATATCGTGTATTTCCAAGCCTATTTTATTTAATTAGGTGATACTAAACCAGCCAACGGAAATGATTAAAGTAAGTTGTATAAAACCCATTAGGAAAATTTTATGGGATATTTTTAGCATAGAAAGCATAACTTGGTTCTTAAATAAATAACGTTATTCTATGGTGGCAGTGATTCTTACCTTACGCTAGTAACAAATTGTTAATGGAAATAAAAGAGCATGACCTAGATGGGGGGGTATCGTGGATGTTGCTTTACTAAATGGGTTTCGGCCTTGGAAAAAACTTTACAAGAGTATTCTTGGGTCTTTTGGATAGAATCGCTCTGGGGCTTGTTTTTGCAAAGGGAATTGGCGGGTGTTTTTGTAAGGCATTTTCATAAAACCGGACACACCTAAGCCACTTATTTTGGGTATGGCTTTTACTATTCGGTTCAGTGCACTTTTAAATTCGACGGTTTGGCTGGGGTCGAGCAAAACGTAATTACTGTGAATTTTTAGGTGAGTCGGTAACGCTTCAAAGATGATTAGCCCTGTGTGACGCATATTATTCAATAAGGTGATTTCTTCCATGATGTCATCTGGTAGTTGTAGCAGTTCATCCGGGTCTTGACCATCTTCAAAATAAGAGTGGTGTCGACTTTTATCCTCTGCAAAAGAGGTAGAGGTCGTTTCAAATGGAATACACATGCCTTTACTTGGGTAGAACGAGTCTTGTTCATTTTTTCGGCTGAGGTGTTGAGTATTTTTAGCATTAAACATACAGCATTTAAATATACCGTCTCTATGTATTGCCTGGGCTAACGTAACCACATTATTCACAGCGGTCGTAAAAGGTGCTTTTAATGATGTATCTTGAAGCTGGAGGTTAGAGTCAATAAAAACACTATTTTCATCCCATCGAACAGCGATACCACCTAGGATTGGGTATTTTCCAAGGCGACTAATGGCGCCTAAAAAAGCTCTTTCAGTGTGACCCATGCCATGCATGAAATTTTTGTAGTACTTTTCTAACTCTACATTGTCTACATTGTTCATTAAATAATGGTCGAGATTACCTTCCCTTAAAAAACTTTTTCGTGAGCTATAAACCACGGTTTCCATATCGGCGACACCTTCGATACTCCAGATGGGAATTTGGTTTTTATCTTCCTCTATGGGGATATTAGGCATAACCATTTTTTGCATTTTTGACATGTTTTTAAAAAGGTAATCACCGGCTTGGCGTTTTTGTTTATCGTCTCCCGCAAGTAACGTTTGTAACGTGATGGCAAACTCCTTCGGCAAGCCTAGAGACGTCACTGGAATGGCATCGAATCCGTAACGGCAGCTCTGACCTGATGCCAGTGCGTACAAGGTGCCTGCGACACCTTGCTCATCAAAACGCGGAGAACTCAGTTCGCCATTGAGTTGCGCATCGCCAATAAAATATACATCGCCCAATTTGGCATTGGTTTGCTGTACATCATCGCTAATTAACCCAAATGCATTGTATCCTACCGCTTGTTCATCTGAGTCGAGTTGGGCGTAAACACTCGACCCCCAATCAATAAGCTGAACGGTTTCGCTTTCTGGATCAAACACAATATTAGACGGTTTTATGTCACCATGCACAATTGGCGTTGGCCTATTGTTGGTTTCAACCTCTCTTAATGCCTGTAGAATCGCGATTAATTGAGCTGCGATCTTAATAACAAGACGAGGAGGAAGTCGACCAAACTTGACACTGTAAGCTTCTAAATCAAGACCTTGGGCCCGAGACATCATCAGAATTGATTGGCGAGAGATCTTTGTGTATTCAAGAACCTTAGGGATGTGTTTATGCTCGATTTGGCTTTGCATCCACGCCTCATCTTCTAGCTTATCTTGAATATGCTGAGGGAGATTAATCCGAGAGAACTTAAAAACATACTCTTGCCCATCCGAGGCTCGACCTCCAAAAACAAAACCATACGCTCCTTTCCCGATAAACTCGATGTCAAAAAAACCGAGTAAGGTGAGTTGGTCTATACAAAGCTGTACCCAGTCTTTTATTTTCTGAGCGTCTTCATGACTCATTAAATAAATGGATTGGTCTTCGTTTATATAAAACTGTTGGAGCGTAGGTTGCGTCATTTAATCGAATAATTATCCAATCGTTATCTAAGTTGAGTCAGCATGGAAATTGGGTTCTCCACATAACTCTTCCATTTATTGCAGAAGCGAGCCATGGTTGCACCATCTATAATTCGGTGATCGCCTGACCAGCTAACGTGCATGATTTTGCGAGCCTCAACTTCTCCTTTATCATTAAACCTTGGCTGTGTTTGAATGCGCCCCATCGCCATAATTGCGACTTCTGGTGGATTAATAATTGGCGTTGCTACGGTGCCACCGATTACCCCAATATTGGAAACACTGATACTGGCGCCTTTCATCTCGTCTGGTTTGAGTTTCCCACTACGAGCCGCTTCGGCCAGCCTGTTTACTTCTAATGCCACTTCCAATAAGGACAAGGTCTGTACCTTTTTAACATTGGGAACCAACAAACCGAGCGGTGTATCGGCCGCCATACCAATATTAATATCGTATAAATAGGTGATTTCAGTGCAATCCTCATTAACTCGGCTATTTAAAATTGGGAACTCAGGCAAGGTTAACGCCAGTGCCTTCATAATAAATGGCATCATGCTGAGCTTGGCTCCTTGAGCGGCAAACTCAGGCTTTAACTGAGCTCTGAATTCTTCTAGATGGGTGACATCAAGTTCTTCGGCATAAGTAAAATGTGGAATACGTTTTACGGAATCCAGCATTTGTTTGGCCATAATGGCTTTGATACCTGTAATTGGTTCTACTCTATTCTGATTCGCACCGGCTACGACCGAAAGCGGTATCGCTTCTTGAATTGGTTTTGCAATGTCAGAGAGGATGCTGTCAGGTAAGGATTGATGCTGTTCAATGTCTTCTTTATAGACGCGACCATTTTTTCCCGAACCTGTAATTTGATGAATATCCACGCCACATTCGCGAGCTAAGCGTCTGACGGCTGGGCTAGCGACGGCTTTGCCATTATTTGACGAGGCGCTCGAAGGTTCATCGGGGGTTGCCTCCCATTGAGTTGCTTTTACGGTATCTGTGAGCGCGTAATTTTGTTGACTCGTTTCTGATTGCTCTTCCTCTTTATCATCCGCTACTTCAATTTCGAACAAAGGTTGATGGACTTTAGCAATCTCACCTTTAGCGTAATAGAGTTTACTGATTCGCCCCGTATACATCGAGGTGATTTCTACTAACGCTTTGTCCGTCATGACATCTGCAACAGATTGATCTTCTTTAATTTCCTGACCTTCAGTGATTTGCCATTCTACTAGCTCACATTCCACTATGCCTTCACCAATGTCCGGAAGAATAAAATCAATTTTCATTTTTGGGTTCCTCATAAAAGTATAAAAACGTGCTTTTTAGTTAAGAATTAAAAAAGCATGGGTTAAAAAGCCATGGATGCTTTGATGGCTTCATACGTTTTTAAATGATCTGGCATGTATTCCTTTTCTAGCGTGAGAGGGAAAGGCGTGTCTAATCCCGTTACCCGTACTATTGGAGATTCCAGATGGAGGAAACAGGTTTCTTGGATAGCGGCCGCAATTTCGGCACCGAATCCCGACGTTTTAGGTGCTTCATGGTTTATCAGTAGGCGTCCCGTTTTTGTAACCGATTGAGACACGGTTTCTCTATCCCATGGCAGCAAGGAACGAAGATCAATCACTTCACAGGATATGCCCTCTTTTTCAGCCATATCAGCCGCCATTTCGATGACGTCAACCTGAGCGCCCCAAGCCAGTAAGGTGATGTCTTTGCCCTCTCTTACAATATCGGCTTTACCAAGAGGCAGTTCGTAATCCTCATCAGGTACGTCACCAACGGATGAGCGGTAGAGTTTTTTGGGTTCAAAAAAGAGCACAGGGTTTGGATCACGAATTGACGCCAGCAATAAACCTTTTGCTTGCTCAGGGTTGCGAGGAACCACCACTTTTAGACCCGGTGTATGAGTGAAATAGGCTTCAGGTGATTGTGAGTGGTAGAGTCCACCGTTAATACCGCCACCATAAGGCGTTCGAATGGTTAACCCACCAACATTAAATTCATTGCCAGAACGATAGCGGAATTTTGCCGCTTCGTTCACGATTTGGTCAAACGCAGGGAAAATGTAATCCGCAAATTGGATTTCTGCAATGGCTGTCGTGCCTTGAGAGGCTAAACCATTAGCAAAGCCTAAAATACCTTGCTCGGTTAACGGTGTATTAAAACAGCGTGTTTTGCCGTGTTTCTCTTGTAACTTACTGGTCGCGCGAAATACGCCCCCAAAATGGCCAACGTCTTCACCAAAACAAAGCGCATTTGTATCCTTAGTCATGGCAATATCGAGTGCATTATTGATCGCTTGTAATAGATTCATTTTACTCATGACCAAACCTCCAAGATGATTTTTTATAGGATTCCGGATAACGTCGAATA includes:
- a CDS encoding protein kinase family protein, giving the protein MTQPTLQQFYINEDQSIYLMSHEDAQKIKDWVQLCIDQLTLLGFFDIEFIGKGAYGFVFGGRASDGQEYVFKFSRINLPQHIQDKLEDEAWMQSQIEHKHIPKVLEYTKISRQSILMMSRAQGLDLEAYSVKFGRLPPRLVIKIAAQLIAILQALREVETNNRPTPIVHGDIKPSNIVFDPESETVQLIDWGSSVYAQLDSDEQAVGYNAFGLISDDVQQTNAKLGDVYFIGDAQLNGELSSPRFDEQGVAGTLYALASGQSCRYGFDAIPVTSLGLPKEFAITLQTLLAGDDKQKRQAGDYLFKNMSKMQKMVMPNIPIEEDKNQIPIWSIEGVADMETVVYSSRKSFLREGNLDHYLMNNVDNVELEKYYKNFMHGMGHTERAFLGAISRLGKYPILGGIAVRWDENSVFIDSNLQLQDTSLKAPFTTAVNNVVTLAQAIHRDGIFKCCMFNAKNTQHLSRKNEQDSFYPSKGMCIPFETTSTSFAEDKSRHHSYFEDGQDPDELLQLPDDIMEEITLLNNMRHTGLIIFEALPTHLKIHSNYVLLDPSQTVEFKSALNRIVKAIPKISGLGVSGFMKMPYKNTRQFPLQKQAPERFYPKDPRILL
- a CDS encoding 2-oxo acid dehydrogenase subunit E2, coding for MKIDFILPDIGEGIVECELVEWQITEGQEIKEDQSVADVMTDKALVEITSMYTGRISKLYYAKGEIAKVHQPLFEIEVADDKEEEQSETSQQNYALTDTVKATQWEATPDEPSSASSNNGKAVASPAVRRLARECGVDIHQITGSGKNGRVYKEDIEQHQSLPDSILSDIAKPIQEAIPLSVVAGANQNRVEPITGIKAIMAKQMLDSVKRIPHFTYAEELDVTHLEEFRAQLKPEFAAQGAKLSMMPFIMKALALTLPEFPILNSRVNEDCTEITYLYDINIGMAADTPLGLLVPNVKKVQTLSLLEVALEVNRLAEAARSGKLKPDEMKGASISVSNIGVIGGTVATPIINPPEVAIMAMGRIQTQPRFNDKGEVEARKIMHVSWSGDHRIIDGATMARFCNKWKSYVENPISMLTQLR
- a CDS encoding LysR family transcriptional regulator, which translates into the protein MKLDQVRAFIAVVETGSFRSAATALHKTQPSISASIKALEDKYDILLFDRDSYRPTLTPAGHSFFQQSKKLLSQVQQLESLGHNLSHGVDMPLRICLSQMSLTTDCMQKIKRFTQCHPNISLEITTGHMHGVQETLLKDQSDIAIGPRYGLDDRHAFTQLMTVKMLTVISPVLLEELRTLGVKNVDKIKQQQLYSTPQILVSNPSRSNKNSDGYQHLLTTGKRWFVSDFNAKKTLLLNGFGWARMPQHIIKEHLENGELVTISVEQFTSTSTLPVFMIRLRNQTQSHQANLFWSFMTS
- a CDS encoding methyl-accepting chemotaxis protein, which codes for MEIHDIAYNNIPLTQSITLITEHQLQHVIALERVISHALLDHIEDNGLSVTSSKLIDELNKKINALHDEMLTTEKQIHSFQKDLHTDKARQKVAALLHDFEAIEDEFFKIENDTEHFLHTIQNAGILKAITNLESLEKQNLTLDNHLIKLLHTAETFSIESAKQAEEDEIHSVQVIIIGLTTAVLLAILIPFFIGRTITVPINTLIERINALVNGNGDLTFRINSQSKDEIGTVSNALDSFLEKLQKTLIAVNGSSTSLGKSSKLATDVIQQTLSSVERQKVATERVASAVTQMSQATEEVAKSSAEAAAVARHVTNKVLEGRQSAEETQEIIKRLARDVQSTSTDINGLMEETNNIGTVLETIQSIAEQTNLLALNAAIEAARAGETGRGFAVVADEVRSLAQRTQDSTISIEKLVETLQKEAHHAVNSMAKGLTITEECLQKSAHTAQFFEDAATAVNEISDFNAQIETATEEQVNVAYEVKKDLENINNIAAITSENTAMAEQSNQEIAANLVDLHANLNQFKT
- a CDS encoding sulfite exporter TauE/SafE family protein, with product MDITFLILTLAGLITGFSKFSVGGMGLLVVPILMIAAPGPEALGILVPLYLITDIMAIISYRSKIAWSVVWHFMPLGVLGMLLGSYVLANIDPNDFVLTLGVIMIAMISLSLYLDYRPATFMQTKKAAYGMGFFSGLISVISNAAGPVFSLFLLEQKLSKESYVSTRAWILFSINLLKIPLFIPLGLLSAESVTTSLQGIPGLIIGAFIGYHFLKKVNPNQFKWLIRVMATLAACKLFFFS
- a CDS encoding alpha-ketoacid dehydrogenase subunit beta: MSKMNLLQAINNALDIAMTKDTNALCFGEDVGHFGGVFRATSKLQEKHGKTRCFNTPLTEQGILGFANGLASQGTTAIAEIQFADYIFPAFDQIVNEAAKFRYRSGNEFNVGGLTIRTPYGGGINGGLYHSQSPEAYFTHTPGLKVVVPRNPEQAKGLLLASIRDPNPVLFFEPKKLYRSSVGDVPDEDYELPLGKADIVREGKDITLLAWGAQVDVIEMAADMAEKEGISCEVIDLRSLLPWDRETVSQSVTKTGRLLINHEAPKTSGFGAEIAAAIQETCFLHLESPIVRVTGLDTPFPLTLEKEYMPDHLKTYEAIKASMAF